In the Ferribacterium limneticum genome, TTCGACCGCCTCGGCAATCGCCTTGAAGTGGCGATAGAGGCCTTCCTGGGTCGGCTTGTTGTAGTACGGCACGACCGACAGCGCCATGTTGGCACCGGCCTTCTTGGCGAACTCGGTCAATTCGATGGCTTCAGCCGTCGAATTGGCGCCAGTACCGGCGATCACCGGAATGCGGCCGGCAATGTGATCAACGGCGACCTTGATCAGTTCACAATGCTCTTCGACGTTGACCGTCGGCGATTCGCCAGTCGTGCCGACGACGACGATGGCATCCGTGCCTTCTTGCACATGGAAGTCGAGCAGGTTGCGAAAGGAGTTCAAATCGAGGCTGCCATCCTCATGCATGGGCGTAACGATGGCGACAATGGATCCGGTAATCATGGCCTGTATATGAAGAAAGTAATCTGTTGATTGTAACTGAAGGCCAATCGCCGCGGAAAGGCGCTTGGTAACAGTTTGTTATTTTTCCGGCATCCAGTGAAGCAAGCCCCGTCCGGCGCGCATTTTGCCGTCCGGCAAGACCAGTTCCGGATGCCGATCCGGGCCTGCCGACTGCAACTGGCGGGCAAACTCATCGAGGCGTGTCGCAACTGGCACTTGCCAACCGAGGCAGCGCAAGCGGTAACGCAACAGATTCTTCAGGCGCGGCAATGAGAGCAAGCGCATTTCCGATAAACGTGCCTCCTCCCCCTCGCCAACCCGTTGCCAGTCCTGCTCGGCCAGCTCATCCAGCAAACCGGCTGCCTCACCAAAATTGGCCGCAGCCTGCGCCAGCGATGCCTCTGCAGCGGGAAAACGCTGGGTGAGGGAAGCCAAGGCTTCGTGGCGGAGAAAATTCCTCGTCAAGGAGATATCTGCGTTGCTTTCATCGTCGATCCAGTCCAGCCCTGCAGACAGGGCATAGGTTTCGATTTCGGCGCGTGAGCTAGTGAGGAGCGGCCTGAGCAAACGCAAGCGGCCGAATTGTCGTTCCGCCGGCATTCCGGCAGCCCCGGTCACCCCAGTGCCGCGCAACAGATTGAATAGCACGGTTTCCGCCTGATCGCTACGGTGATGACCCAGTAACAGGCAGTCAGTAGCCAAGTCGGCAAAGACTGCATAACGTGCCTGGCGCGCTGCTGCCTCCAGCCCCATGCCAGAAGCGGTATCCACGGAGACATGGCGGATAAGCAACGGAATACCCAGCCTGGCGCAATAGTCGGCACAAAACCGTGCCCAGACATCGGCATTCGGGGAGAGTCCATGATGGACATGGATGGCATCAAGCCGCCCGGCAAACCCGAGCCGGTTCAGAAGATGCAGCAGGACGACGGAGTCACAACCGCCGGATAGCCCCACCGCAAGGCGTTCATCCGGGGCAAGACGGGCCGCAAGAAATTTGCCGACCTGTGCATGCAGATCAGCTGACAGGCTGTTCCTTGAAACGGCCATAGCTCATCAGCCGCTCGTAGCGTGTTGCCAGCAATTCGGCGGTGGACTGCCCGGACAACTGCTTCAAGGCATCCTGCAGGGCTTTCTTGAGGTTTTGCGCCATCGCCGCGTGATCGCGATGAGCCCCGCCGAGCGGTTCGCTGACGATCTTGTCGATCAACCCCAGGGTTTTCAGGCGATGCGCCGTGATACCCATGGTTTCGGCGGCTTCCGGCGCCTTTTCGGCACTTTTCCACAGGATGGAGGCACAGCCTTCCGGGGAAATTACGGAATAAGTTGAGTATTGCAGCATCTGCACGGTGTCGCCGACCGCGATGGCCAGCGCACCGCCGGAACCGCCTTCACCGATGATGGTGACAATGACCGGCACCTTCAACTCGGCCATCACATACAGATTGCGACCGATGGCTTCGGACTGGCCGCGCTCCTCGGCATCGATGCCGGGATAGGCACCCGGAGTATCGACGAAGGTCATGACCGGAATGCCGAATTTCTCGGCCAGCTTCATCAGGCGCAAGGCTTTGCGATAGCCTTCGGGACGCGGCATGCCGAAGTTGCGATAGATCTTTTCCTTGGTGTCGCGGCCTTTTTGATGGCCGATCACCATGACCGGCTGGCCGTTGAAGCGGGCCAGACCGCCAACGATGGCGTGGTCGTCGGAAAAAGCGCGATCACCATGCAACTCTTCGAAATCGGTGAAGATCAGCGACAGGTAATCCAGCGTGTAAGGGCGCTGCGGATGGCGCGCCACCTGGGAAATCTGCCACGGCGTCAACTTGGCGTAGATATCCTTGGTCAGCTGACCACTCTTCTTCTCCAGACGATCGATCTCTTCGGAGATGTCGACGGCGGAATCATCCTGCACGAAACGCAGCTCTTCGATCTTGGCTTCAAGATCGGCAATGGATTGTTCGAAGTCGAGGAAACTTGTTTTCATGGACTGCTCGTTTGCTAAGTTGGGGCGCATTTTACCCCAAAGGTAGAAAGGCTACCGCCTCAGTACTCGACAGGCACCGGGTCCAGGCTGCGCCACAGATACCAGGTCGCAACAGAACGCCACGGCCGCCAGCGTTCGCCGAATTCAGCCAGGATCTTGCGAGGCTGTTTTTCACCCTTGAAATAACGTTCGTTGACCGCGCGCTGCAGGCCGATATCGTCGAGTGGAAAGACATCGGGGCGCATCAGGTTGAAGATCAGAAACATCTCGGCCGTCCACCGGCCGATGCCTCTGACCGCGACCAGTTCGGCGATGATCGCTTCATCGTCCAGCCCGCTCCAAGTGGATGGGTCAAGCTGCCCGCTGGAAAAATGGCCGGCCAGATCGCGCAGATATTCGGTTTTCCGTTTCGACAAGCCGCAGCCGGCCAATCCGCTCTCACCAACCGCCAGGATTTGCCTCGGCGTCACCTTACCCACCTGCTCCGAAAACCGCCGCCACACTGAATCAGCCGCCTTGACCGAGATCTGCTGCCCGACGATGGAGCGGGCCAGTGTCGCAAAGGCATCGCCGCGTGAGACGAGCGACAAACCGGCATAGCGCTCGACCAGTTCGGCCATGGCGGCATCATGGCGCGACAAGTCGCTGATCGCTTGGGTCCAGTAGTCAGGGGGCATGCATTGATTATACGGCGACGCAACGCTTAGCCACTTTTGGAGAGAATTTTGAATTATCGCAAAGACTCTCTCTGACAAGTTTGTTAGCATTGTCAAAAATAACGAAGAGAACGTGCAATGAACCATCCGGACCCCGTTTTCATCCAGCCACTGCTCGGCGCTGATGACGCATGGTCGGGTTACAAGGTCGAGCTAGCCGACGGCGCCAATGATGAAATTCTTTCCCGGCTCTGTGCTGCGTCGCAACTCGACGAGTTTGATCAACGGCTGCCGTGGTTCCTGCCGGCATCCAGCACTTGCAATGTGTCGGTGCGCCTTGGCGAGCGCTCGGTCAGCATTTTCGCGGCCCAATCCGCTCCCAAGAGCGAAGAAGCCCTCAAGCAACTTGAAGCCCGGCTCCGCCAGAACAAATGCAAGGTCGGGCTCGCGGCATCGGCAAATGCCAAACTGCCGGCGACCGGCGCCTGGGATTATTTGCTGATCGGCGCCAGCCACGCTCGCTGCCTGCCGCCCTTCACGCTGCACGGCATGGCCAGTCGGAC is a window encoding:
- the tilS gene encoding tRNA lysidine(34) synthetase TilS encodes the protein MAVSRNSLSADLHAQVGKFLAARLAPDERLAVGLSGGCDSVVLLHLLNRLGFAGRLDAIHVHHGLSPNADVWARFCADYCARLGIPLLIRHVSVDTASGMGLEAAARQARYAVFADLATDCLLLGHHRSDQAETVLFNLLRGTGVTGAAGMPAERQFGRLRLLRPLLTSSRAEIETYALSAGLDWIDDESNADISLTRNFLRHEALASLTQRFPAAEASLAQAAANFGEAAGLLDELAEQDWQRVGEGEEARLSEMRLLSLPRLKNLLRYRLRCLGWQVPVATRLDEFARQLQSAGPDRHPELVLPDGKMRAGRGLLHWMPEK
- a CDS encoding acetyl-CoA carboxylase carboxyltransferase subunit alpha, whose product is MKTSFLDFEQSIADLEAKIEELRFVQDDSAVDISEEIDRLEKKSGQLTKDIYAKLTPWQISQVARHPQRPYTLDYLSLIFTDFEELHGDRAFSDDHAIVGGLARFNGQPVMVIGHQKGRDTKEKIYRNFGMPRPEGYRKALRLMKLAEKFGIPVMTFVDTPGAYPGIDAEERGQSEAIGRNLYVMAELKVPVIVTIIGEGGSGGALAIAVGDTVQMLQYSTYSVISPEGCASILWKSAEKAPEAAETMGITAHRLKTLGLIDKIVSEPLGGAHRDHAAMAQNLKKALQDALKQLSGQSTAELLATRYERLMSYGRFKEQPVS
- a CDS encoding DNA-3-methyladenine glycosylase family protein — its product is MPPDYWTQAISDLSRHDAAMAELVERYAGLSLVSRGDAFATLARSIVGQQISVKAADSVWRRFSEQVGKVTPRQILAVGESGLAGCGLSKRKTEYLRDLAGHFSSGQLDPSTWSGLDDEAIIAELVAVRGIGRWTAEMFLIFNLMRPDVFPLDDIGLQRAVNERYFKGEKQPRKILAEFGERWRPWRSVATWYLWRSLDPVPVEY